One region of Sulfoacidibacillus ferrooxidans genomic DNA includes:
- a CDS encoding RluA family pseudouridine synthase: MQEADVMTFHVEVSGERIDRYLAEVGSWSRAQVQQFIEGGHITLNGKVVRASSKVTKDQQIIVHVPPLATIDVIPEDIPLDIYYEDEDVIVVNKPRGMVVHPAPGHMRNTLVGALLGHIEHLSGIGGALRPGIVHRIDKDTSGLLVVAKTDLAHHSLSNQFKEHSVIRLYEAIVHGHLSSSTGMIDAPLARDPHKRQQMAVMPDGYGKRAITHFQVIDSYINYTHVRLRLETGRTHQIRVHMAYIGHPVAGDPLYASRDPLGLSGQALHAKTLGFIHPRSGQELLFHAPWPPILEATVADLTRRKASL; the protein is encoded by the coding sequence GTGCAGGAAGCCGATGTGATGACTTTTCATGTTGAGGTGTCAGGTGAACGCATTGACCGCTATCTAGCTGAGGTAGGATCATGGTCGCGCGCGCAAGTGCAACAATTCATTGAAGGTGGGCATATCACGCTAAATGGTAAGGTTGTCCGTGCGAGTTCAAAGGTTACCAAAGATCAGCAAATTATTGTTCACGTGCCTCCGTTAGCTACGATCGATGTGATTCCTGAGGATATACCGCTCGATATTTATTATGAAGACGAAGATGTGATTGTTGTCAATAAACCGCGAGGAATGGTTGTGCATCCAGCTCCTGGGCATATGCGCAATACATTAGTTGGGGCGTTGCTTGGACATATTGAACATTTGTCAGGGATTGGCGGCGCACTACGACCAGGTATTGTGCATCGAATCGATAAGGATACGAGTGGTTTACTTGTCGTTGCAAAAACAGATCTTGCGCATCACAGTTTGTCTAATCAGTTTAAGGAGCACTCTGTAATACGATTGTACGAAGCGATTGTTCATGGTCATTTGAGTTCTTCAACTGGCATGATCGATGCACCGCTTGCTCGTGATCCACATAAGCGTCAACAGATGGCTGTTATGCCCGATGGTTATGGAAAACGTGCCATTACCCATTTCCAAGTCATAGATAGTTACATTAACTATACTCATGTGAGATTGCGATTAGAAACGGGTAGAACGCATCAAATTCGCGTGCACATGGCATACATAGGACATCCTGTAGCGGGTGATCCGCTCTATGCTTCACGTGATCCGCTAGGCCTGTCTGGACAGGCATTACATGCAAAGACACTGGGATTCATTCATCCGCGATCGGGTCAAGAGCTCTTGTTTCATGCACCATGGCCACCGATTTTGGAAGCAACAGTAGCAGATCTCACGCGTCGAAAAGCAAGTTTATGA
- the lspA gene encoding signal peptidase II has translation MIAFLVAVIDQSIKWVISTHMAVNSSISIWPGVLELLYVQNRGAAFSILLNQTPLLIVVALIVIGVIIYVDRRYAKGNMRLQIALGLLLGGAIGNLIDRIRLGYVIDYVYFEAIHYPVFNFADSCIVVSVIYLVFRAWRSRDQEGSTHPDGRAQEGNHGKHQ, from the coding sequence GTGATAGCTTTTTTGGTCGCAGTGATCGATCAGTCAATTAAGTGGGTTATTTCAACGCATATGGCTGTTAACTCTTCCATTTCGATATGGCCGGGTGTTCTTGAGTTGCTTTATGTACAAAATCGTGGAGCTGCCTTTAGCATTTTATTGAATCAAACGCCTTTACTCATTGTAGTCGCGCTCATTGTGATAGGTGTTATCATTTACGTTGACAGGCGATATGCGAAAGGGAATATGCGTTTACAGATTGCACTTGGGCTTTTATTAGGTGGTGCGATTGGGAATTTGATCGACCGCATTCGCCTAGGGTATGTGATTGATTACGTTTATTTTGAAGCCATTCACTACCCCGTATTTAATTTTGCAGACAGTTGTATTGTGGTGTCTGTGATTTATCTCGTTTTCCGTGCATGGCGTTCTCGCGATCAAGAGGGATCAACACATCCAGATGGGCGAGCACAGGAGGGTAATCATGGAAAACACCAATGA
- a CDS encoding TraR/DksA C4-type zinc finger protein: protein MKDKYQSARAALISEQEQIKQRLDDSEQYGLELAMNDSIGELSLYDQHPADIGSEMFEREKDVALREHDVIRLEEVNYALAKMQEGTYGTCEQCGQAIELLRIEAEPAAVLCIACAHEQSHPLAMHDRPIEEEFLRNGFSRTNMDGRDYTGFDGEDSWQGVARMNARPDPDSVIDDELYEEGNGYVDQMDAISNMQYKEQLPD, encoded by the coding sequence GTGAAGGATAAGTATCAGTCAGCAAGAGCAGCACTTATCAGTGAGCAAGAACAGATTAAACAGCGTCTGGATGATTCTGAACAATATGGGTTGGAGCTTGCGATGAATGACAGTATTGGTGAATTATCGCTATATGATCAACATCCAGCTGATATTGGCAGTGAGATGTTTGAACGAGAGAAAGATGTCGCTTTGCGAGAGCATGATGTGATCCGTTTAGAAGAGGTCAATTACGCTCTTGCAAAAATGCAAGAAGGGACATATGGAACATGTGAACAATGTGGACAGGCAATTGAATTACTGCGTATAGAAGCAGAACCTGCAGCTGTTTTGTGCATTGCGTGTGCGCATGAACAATCGCATCCGCTTGCAATGCATGATCGACCTATCGAGGAAGAGTTTTTGCGTAACGGATTTTCTAGGACCAATATGGATGGAAGAGATTACACTGGATTCGATGGAGAAGATAGCTGGCAAGGTGTTGCGCGTATGAATGCTCGGCCCGATCCTGACTCGGTGATTGATGATGAACTTTATGAAGAAGGAAATGGATATGTAGATCAAATGGATGCAATTTCTAATATGCAGTATAAAGAACAATTGCCAGACTAA
- a CDS encoding DUF5665 domain-containing protein gives MDPIRRPQATSTVEKLSDYFERVNFGAYVLLLQKPWRLFYLNFIGGLARGIGIGLGFTLIAALLIVIMQRLAVLNIPLIGSYIADVVRIVQAQLRVPTI, from the coding sequence ATGGATCCGATTCGACGCCCACAAGCAACGAGTACAGTTGAAAAGTTAAGTGACTACTTTGAACGAGTAAATTTTGGAGCATACGTGCTCTTATTGCAAAAACCTTGGCGTCTCTTTTATCTCAATTTTATTGGCGGTCTTGCACGTGGTATTGGCATAGGATTGGGATTTACCTTAATTGCAGCACTCTTAATTGTGATTATGCAACGTTTAGCTGTGCTTAATATTCCGCTTATTGGATCCTATATTGCCGATGTGGTACGCATTGTACAGGCGCAGTTGCGCGTTCCGACGATATAG